A window of the Radiobacillus deserti genome harbors these coding sequences:
- a CDS encoding tripartite tricarboxylate transporter permease, producing the protein MEVIFQLLEWQNILVLVVGMLIGIVVGALPGLTPTMGVALMIPFTFTLGPTQGLIILGSIFCGSVYGGSIPAILFNVPGAPASVATTFDGYPMTRNGQARKALELSTISSVVGGLFGMLLLLFFAPVFAQFSLEFGPAENLWIALFGLTVIAAISDGSVTKNLIGGCIGVLLACVGIHSITGTPRFTFGMESFVGGFNIVAVLIGLFAFPQAINILEGLKNSNSNNKNTYSFEPSSIVASFKTIYRKPKSLLIGSGLGMFVGMIPGAGGNIASILAYNETKRFSKDKASFGKGDPRGIITSESANNAMIGGALIPLLTLGIPGSPTAAIFLGGLLIHGIWPGRSLFVEHADTANLFMLSMVVAQIALLVIGLALIRYFVKLSSIPAYIMAPVILSFSIIGAYTMQNSVFDVYTVVGLGIVMYLLQKANFSAAPIALGFILGPIAEEGLLQGIQVGKAEGSVWTYFFTGGWNIALSMLVVITILASIYQAWKQRKPKSEYAQRNHIRFFSVPAMVWLGIVILCAISMYWMIGLPPQQKWFPLFTMLAFVILAVIEYGKALYQPNTDISSWKPSSIWFLIVLVCILSSGLVWIGFYSQVFLLLMSVASFAKWKRWIEVSWLRISSISILFTAAMYAIFTVVIKVPLPYAISLF; encoded by the coding sequence GGAGGTTCTATCCCTGCAATTTTATTCAATGTGCCAGGGGCACCCGCTTCTGTAGCAACTACCTTTGATGGCTATCCCATGACAAGAAACGGTCAAGCTCGAAAAGCATTAGAATTGTCGACCATTTCCTCTGTTGTGGGTGGCTTATTTGGTATGTTGCTTTTACTTTTCTTCGCACCAGTATTTGCACAATTCTCTTTGGAATTTGGGCCAGCCGAAAATCTATGGATTGCTTTATTTGGCCTAACCGTTATTGCAGCCATTTCCGATGGTTCCGTCACAAAAAATCTAATCGGCGGCTGTATTGGGGTTTTATTAGCCTGCGTTGGCATTCACAGTATTACAGGAACCCCACGATTTACATTTGGAATGGAAAGCTTTGTTGGCGGTTTCAATATTGTAGCAGTGTTGATTGGATTATTTGCGTTTCCGCAAGCGATTAATATTTTAGAAGGGTTAAAGAATTCTAACTCAAACAATAAGAATACGTATTCCTTTGAACCTTCCTCCATAGTAGCATCCTTTAAAACAATCTATCGAAAGCCTAAGTCCTTACTAATTGGTAGTGGGCTTGGGATGTTTGTCGGAATGATTCCAGGGGCAGGTGGAAATATAGCGTCTATTCTTGCTTATAATGAAACGAAACGGTTTTCAAAGGATAAAGCTTCCTTTGGGAAAGGGGATCCACGAGGAATCATTACGTCAGAAAGTGCTAACAACGCAATGATTGGAGGAGCACTGATTCCACTATTAACGTTAGGGATTCCAGGATCACCAACAGCTGCTATATTTCTAGGCGGTTTGCTCATTCACGGAATATGGCCAGGCCGAAGTTTGTTCGTAGAACATGCTGATACAGCGAACTTGTTCATGCTTAGCATGGTAGTAGCACAAATTGCTTTACTAGTAATTGGATTAGCCCTAATCCGCTACTTTGTCAAATTGTCCTCCATTCCAGCATACATCATGGCACCTGTTATTTTGTCTTTTTCTATTATTGGAGCTTATACAATGCAGAACAGTGTGTTCGATGTGTACACCGTTGTTGGGCTTGGGATTGTGATGTATCTGTTGCAAAAAGCTAATTTTTCTGCAGCCCCAATCGCTTTAGGGTTTATCTTAGGTCCTATTGCAGAGGAAGGATTGCTACAAGGGATTCAAGTAGGAAAAGCAGAAGGCTCCGTTTGGACGTATTTTTTCACTGGTGGCTGGAATATCGCTTTATCTATGTTAGTAGTAATCACCATCCTAGCTTCTATCTATCAAGCTTGGAAACAACGGAAACCAAAGTCGGAATACGCTCAGCGTAACCATATAAGGTTCTTTTCAGTTCCCGCTATGGTATGGTTAGGAATTGTTATTCTATGCGCTATTAGTATGTATTGGATGATAGGACTTCCTCCACAGCAAAAATGGTTTCCACTATTTACAATGCTTGCATTCGTAATTTTAGCCGTTATTGAATATGGAAAAGCACTTTATCAGCCAAATACGGATATATCATCGTGGAAACCATCCTCAATTTGGTTTTTAATTGTGTTAGTGTGTATTCTTTCTTCTGGATTAGTTTGGATTGGTTTCTACAGTCAAGTATTTCTACTCTTAATGAGTGTTGCGAGTTTTGCTAAATGGAAGCGATGGATTGAAGTGTCTTGGCTCCGAATATCGTCTATTTCTATTTTATTTACAGCTGCAATGTATGCAATCTTTACAGTCGTGATTAAAGTTCCACTTCCGTACGCAATTTCACTATTTTAA
- a CDS encoding DUF1565 domain-containing protein codes for MFVSPNGNDKNIGSKQKPFKTIQKEVNIANSGTKIYVRNE; via the coding sequence TTGTTTGTTTCTCCAAATGGCAACGACAAAAACATTGGAAGTAAACAAAAACCTTTTAAAACGATTCAAAAGGAAGTAAATATAGCAAATTCAGGAACTAAAATATATGTAAGAAATGAATAA
- a CDS encoding tripartite tricarboxylate transporter substrate binding protein, with protein sequence MKKFVIGFVLILLSIGMIGCSKQASSTKDFPEKSIQLIVAFSAGAATDTQARIIAKHAKKYLGQELVVVNKPGGGGQVGWNEFSTVKEDGYTLAAYNLPHIITQPLVSDTTFQLNTFEPLINWGGDPTVFAVKGDSDIQTLDELISKSKESPNTMTIGNPGKYVGQHLAILLLEQAAGIQVEAVPYQGSSDAIAALLGGHIDVVAGNLSDIYRLGDDVTPLAIATEERHSFMPDLPTFKELGYPTVIMSTDRGIAAVKGTPPEIIEKLEAAFLKLMEDEEFLADMKKAGADMLIMDRNEAKEDMKNRQEKYKALLETIDIPK encoded by the coding sequence ATGAAAAAGTTCGTGATAGGATTCGTTCTGATCTTACTCAGTATTGGAATGATTGGTTGTTCCAAACAGGCTTCTTCCACCAAGGATTTTCCAGAGAAGTCCATACAGCTGATTGTTGCCTTTTCAGCTGGAGCTGCCACAGATACACAGGCAAGGATTATTGCAAAACATGCAAAGAAATATCTCGGCCAAGAATTGGTCGTTGTGAATAAGCCAGGTGGCGGAGGCCAAGTTGGATGGAATGAGTTTTCAACGGTTAAGGAAGACGGATACACGTTAGCGGCGTATAACCTCCCGCATATCATTACACAGCCTTTAGTTAGCGATACAACCTTCCAATTAAATACATTTGAGCCATTGATTAATTGGGGCGGTGATCCAACTGTATTTGCTGTAAAGGGAGATAGTGATATTCAAACGCTGGATGAATTAATTTCAAAATCGAAAGAATCCCCAAATACTATGACTATCGGGAACCCAGGCAAATATGTTGGACAGCATCTTGCCATTCTCCTTCTTGAGCAAGCCGCTGGTATTCAAGTAGAAGCTGTTCCTTATCAAGGGTCGTCGGATGCGATAGCTGCACTCTTAGGTGGTCACATTGACGTGGTTGCTGGAAATTTATCCGATATTTACAGGTTAGGAGATGATGTAACCCCTTTGGCAATTGCCACAGAAGAACGTCATTCTTTTATGCCAGACCTTCCTACTTTTAAGGAGCTTGGATATCCAACCGTTATAATGAGTACGGATCGTGGAATTGCCGCTGTAAAAGGTACCCCACCAGAGATTATTGAGAAATTGGAAGCTGCTTTCTTAAAGCTGATGGAGGATGAAGAATTTCTTGCGGACATGAAAAAAGCAGGTGCAGATATGCTAATTATGGATCGAAACGAAGCTAAAGAGGATATGAAAAATAGGCAAGAAAAATATAAGGCACTATTAGAAACCATCGATATCCCTAAATAA
- a CDS encoding YitT family protein — translation MNDFLYKYGYVTAGSFLQGLAMAVFLFPHSIPSGGSAGIAVLLNYWFNMPLSFALWLVNFSLLVAAIYWLGNASAIGTMYAITITSISVHICSNMISPFNVWIDLIIGAIILGNGIGMLLKQNVSNGGMGVMALIVTKYRHIPPGKPLLFFNGSVFILTGTIIAWQIIVQALICQWISTKVVDDIHTEKRSFHWLRLLISKLQRT, via the coding sequence ATGAATGATTTTCTATACAAATACGGATATGTAACAGCTGGTAGCTTCTTGCAAGGACTGGCGATGGCTGTCTTTTTATTTCCTCATTCCATCCCTTCCGGGGGATCAGCAGGCATTGCGGTTCTGTTAAACTATTGGTTTAACATGCCGCTTAGTTTCGCGTTATGGCTTGTGAACTTTTCGTTACTCGTTGCAGCTATCTATTGGCTTGGCAATGCAAGTGCGATTGGTACCATGTATGCTATTACCATAACTTCGATTAGTGTACACATCTGTAGCAACATGATATCTCCTTTTAACGTATGGATTGACTTAATCATTGGAGCCATTATTCTCGGAAACGGAATTGGGATGTTATTAAAGCAAAATGTATCGAATGGAGGCATGGGAGTAATGGCTCTCATTGTGACCAAATATCGCCATATACCACCCGGTAAACCACTCCTCTTTTTTAATGGATCTGTCTTTATATTAACCGGTACAATTATAGCTTGGCAGATTATCGTCCAAGCTTTAATCTGTCAATGGATTTCGACCAAAGTAGTAGACGATATCCATACCGAAAAACGATCCTTTCATTGGCTGCGGTTGTTAATATCCAAATTACAACGCACTTAA
- the proB gene encoding glutamate 5-kinase — MEKQRIVIKIGSSSLSEDKGGLSPEKLEHYVSAIAGLRKAGHEVILVSSGAVAAGFQALGYPNRPVTIEGKQASAAVGQGLLIHAYTTAFHKHEIVSAQLLLTRDSFTDQHQYSNVFTTLSELMKRSVLPIINENDSVSIDELTFGDNDMLSTLVSGLMNADYLFLLTDIDGIYPADPRSSPSMKRYQFLPSISDELIHSTSSHLTTKFGTGGIKSKLIAAKTATSLGVKVFIGNGGSTDDFQDILNGKGNGTYIGVPSDHGVGKSKQWIAFHSLVQGLLIIDPGAEQAISTEGKSLLPAGIIDIQGNFSVGEVVEVRNLQDEMVAKGQVSYSSQELQMIKGLRSQDAMKQTNQSKAEAIHRDKMVVLRKEGLV, encoded by the coding sequence ATGGAAAAGCAGAGAATTGTCATAAAAATTGGAAGTAGCTCCTTATCTGAAGATAAAGGGGGCCTAAGTCCAGAAAAATTAGAGCACTATGTATCGGCAATTGCTGGACTTCGAAAGGCAGGTCATGAAGTCATTCTCGTTTCGTCTGGTGCTGTTGCAGCTGGTTTCCAAGCTCTTGGCTATCCCAATCGACCCGTTACAATAGAAGGGAAGCAGGCTTCTGCTGCAGTTGGTCAAGGGTTACTTATTCACGCCTATACTACAGCGTTTCACAAGCATGAAATCGTGTCTGCTCAGTTACTATTAACGAGAGATTCTTTTACGGATCAACATCAATACAGTAACGTATTTACAACATTATCAGAATTAATGAAGAGATCGGTACTTCCAATTATCAATGAAAATGATTCTGTATCTATTGATGAACTAACATTTGGGGATAACGATATGCTTTCCACTCTTGTAAGTGGGTTAATGAATGCGGATTATCTCTTCCTTTTAACAGACATTGATGGAATCTATCCAGCAGACCCGAGATCGTCTCCGTCCATGAAGCGCTATCAGTTTTTACCTTCTATATCGGATGAACTCATACATTCGACAAGTTCACATCTAACCACGAAATTTGGGACAGGTGGAATAAAATCGAAGTTGATTGCAGCGAAAACCGCTACATCGTTAGGAGTTAAAGTTTTTATAGGAAATGGAGGATCTACAGACGATTTTCAAGATATTTTAAATGGAAAGGGTAATGGAACTTATATTGGGGTCCCTAGTGATCACGGTGTAGGAAAGTCGAAACAATGGATTGCTTTTCATTCTCTTGTTCAAGGATTACTTATTATTGATCCTGGCGCGGAGCAAGCAATTTCAACAGAAGGAAAGAGTTTGCTACCTGCAGGAATTATAGATATACAAGGTAATTTTTCAGTTGGGGAGGTTGTTGAGGTACGTAACCTCCAAGATGAGATGGTTGCAAAGGGCCAAGTAAGCTATTCTTCCCAAGAACTTCAAATGATTAAAGGCTTACGAAGCCAGGATGCTATGAAACAAACGAATCAGTCTAAAGCAGAGGCAATCCATCGTGACAAAATGGTCGTATTACGAAAGGAGGGATTAGTATGA
- a CDS encoding glutamate-5-semialdehyde dehydrogenase has protein sequence MNELLRKAEHVKRASQQVAVATTEQKNKALSLISRRLREYENYILEENYKDVQNAMEEGIHNSVIDRISLSRERILDIAAAVEQLTELKDPIGRITESWERPNGLRLEKRAVPIGVIGMIYEARPNVTVDAASLCLKTGNAVLLRGSRTAIHSNIALVHVMKKALEETSIPTQTIELLEDTSRDLAAQMFRLTDFIDVLIPRGGRKLIQTVVEQSSVPVLETGAGNCHIFIDESADVQMAIDIVVNAKTQRPSVCNALETILVHENWAKNHVNKLIQRLKEKEVEIKADQQAREWNSSLNAATETDWETEYLDLVVALRVVTGLDEAIEHINRYSTKHSEAIITNNEQNVSRFFTSVDAAALYHNASTRFTDGFEFGFGAEIGISTQKLHARGPMGLDALTSTKYTIRGSGQIKQ, from the coding sequence ATGAATGAATTATTAAGAAAGGCTGAACATGTTAAAAGAGCTAGTCAACAAGTTGCGGTTGCGACGACGGAGCAGAAGAACAAAGCTCTATCCTTGATATCTAGACGCTTGCGAGAGTATGAAAACTATATTCTTGAAGAGAATTACAAGGATGTTCAAAATGCTATGGAGGAAGGAATTCATAACTCGGTTATTGATCGAATTTCCCTTTCAAGGGAAAGAATTCTGGATATAGCGGCAGCTGTTGAACAACTCACAGAATTAAAGGATCCTATCGGACGAATCACAGAAAGTTGGGAAAGGCCCAATGGTCTCCGTTTAGAGAAAAGAGCGGTGCCAATTGGTGTAATCGGGATGATCTATGAAGCTAGACCCAACGTGACTGTAGATGCCGCTAGCCTTTGTTTAAAAACAGGAAATGCTGTTTTATTAAGAGGTAGTCGAACTGCCATTCATTCCAATATAGCATTGGTTCACGTCATGAAAAAGGCATTAGAGGAGACCTCCATTCCAACACAAACAATTGAGCTACTGGAGGATACTAGTAGGGATCTTGCAGCCCAGATGTTCCGGTTAACTGATTTTATTGACGTCCTTATTCCAAGAGGTGGAAGGAAACTAATCCAAACTGTGGTGGAACAATCATCTGTACCGGTTTTGGAAACTGGTGCTGGAAACTGTCACATCTTTATTGATGAAAGTGCGGATGTCCAAATGGCTATTGATATTGTCGTAAATGCCAAAACGCAACGACCTTCTGTTTGTAACGCACTTGAAACCATACTTGTTCACGAAAATTGGGCTAAAAATCACGTCAATAAATTAATTCAACGACTAAAAGAAAAAGAAGTAGAAATAAAAGCTGATCAACAAGCACGAGAATGGAATTCGAGTCTGAATGCTGCAACCGAAACGGACTGGGAAACCGAATACTTAGATTTAGTAGTAGCTTTAAGAGTAGTTACGGGTTTAGATGAAGCAATTGAACATATTAACCGTTACAGCACAAAACACTCAGAAGCGATTATAACGAATAATGAACAAAACGTTTCCCGTTTTTTTACATCGGTAGATGCTGCTGCCTTATATCACAATGCCTCTACACGTTTTACCGACGGATTTGAATTTGGATTTGGTGCAGAAATTGGGATTAGTACTCAAAAGCTACATGCAAGAGGACCTATGGGTTTAGACGCATTGACATCGACAAAATATACGATTCGTGGATCTGGACAGATTAAACAATAA
- a CDS encoding manganese-dependent inorganic pyrophosphatase yields the protein MEKVLVFGHKNPDTDTICSAIAYADLKKELGMQAEAVRLGEVSGETKYALDYFKIEAPRLVERVSDEVSHVILVDHNEKQQSADDIDQVKVLEVIDHHRIANFETSDPLYYRAEPVGCTATILNKLYKENGVTIKENIAGLLLSAIISDSLLFKSPTCTDEDIQAAKELADIAKVDAEVYGLAMLKAGADLSDKTPEQLISLDAKEFQMGTHKVQIAQVNTVDTDEVLASQPALEAAMNSTIQEKGLDLFLLVVTDILANDSVGLALGAQKNAVEKAFNVTLDNHTALLQGVVSRKKQVVPFLTDALK from the coding sequence ATGGAAAAAGTACTTGTCTTCGGACACAAGAATCCCGATACGGATACGATTTGTTCGGCTATCGCTTATGCAGATTTAAAAAAAGAGTTAGGTATGCAAGCTGAGGCAGTTCGATTAGGAGAAGTGAGTGGAGAAACAAAATATGCCTTAGATTACTTTAAAATTGAGGCACCTAGATTGGTAGAGCGTGTATCAGATGAAGTGAGTCATGTTATATTAGTTGACCATAATGAAAAACAACAAAGTGCTGACGACATTGATCAAGTAAAAGTTTTGGAAGTAATTGATCATCATCGAATCGCAAATTTTGAAACGAGTGATCCGTTATATTACCGTGCGGAACCTGTTGGATGTACCGCGACCATTTTAAATAAGTTATACAAAGAAAACGGAGTGACGATTAAAGAAAATATTGCAGGGCTCTTATTATCTGCTATAATTTCTGACTCTTTATTATTCAAATCTCCGACATGCACAGATGAAGATATCCAAGCTGCAAAAGAGCTTGCGGATATTGCGAAAGTGGATGCGGAAGTATATGGATTAGCAATGCTAAAAGCTGGAGCGGATTTAAGTGATAAAACGCCAGAGCAATTAATTTCATTGGATGCAAAAGAATTCCAAATGGGTACTCATAAAGTCCAAATTGCGCAAGTTAATACAGTGGATACAGATGAGGTACTTGCGAGTCAACCAGCGTTAGAAGCTGCTATGAATAGTACTATTCAAGAAAAGGGCTTGGATTTATTCTTGCTTGTCGTTACGGATATTCTTGCAAATGACTCCGTAGGGCTTGCATTAGGAGCTCAAAAAAATGCAGTAGAAAAAGCATTTAATGTGACCTTAGACAACCACACAGCACTGTTACAAGGGGTTGTTTCACGTAAGAAACAAGTTGTTCCATTCTTAACCGATGCATTGAAATAA
- the uvsE gene encoding UV DNA damage repair endonuclease UvsE produces MTLFRLGYVSMSVQVKNCSPSQTVTWKTFSSISDRDAALGKLRSVALSNIENCLRLLKHNRASGIKFFRMSSRIIPLATHEELADWDYKADLAPAFKELGNYARKHRMRIGFHPDHFVVLNTPKTEVLKQSIYNLVYHYNMLTAMGEDPSHKCVLHVGGSYGNKEAALERFIENWGKISPRIQNTIILENDDKTYNVEDVLYLSEKLEIPHVFDFHHHAANHRDADWTQYWERIVNTWKHSRNPVKMHISSPKSENQFRHHADYVDPEMFKTFLKEVSGTTPRIDCMIEAKQKDAALFKLVKELKKDPDITWHEGAVFEI; encoded by the coding sequence TTGACTTTGTTTCGATTAGGCTATGTATCCATGAGTGTACAAGTAAAGAATTGCTCTCCATCCCAAACTGTCACTTGGAAAACTTTTTCATCTATTTCAGACCGTGACGCGGCTTTAGGAAAACTGCGAAGTGTTGCCTTATCCAATATTGAGAATTGTCTACGATTGTTAAAGCATAACCGGGCAAGTGGAATAAAATTTTTTAGAATGAGTTCACGTATCATTCCTCTAGCTACTCATGAGGAACTAGCAGATTGGGACTATAAAGCAGACTTAGCTCCGGCATTTAAGGAACTCGGGAATTATGCACGGAAGCATCGTATGCGAATAGGCTTTCATCCTGACCACTTCGTTGTACTAAACACACCAAAAACGGAAGTGTTGAAGCAATCGATATATAACCTTGTGTATCATTACAATATGTTAACGGCTATGGGAGAGGACCCTTCGCATAAATGTGTGCTACATGTTGGTGGTAGCTATGGTAATAAAGAGGCAGCATTAGAGAGATTTATAGAAAATTGGGGAAAAATCTCCCCACGTATTCAAAACACTATCATATTAGAAAATGATGATAAAACGTATAACGTGGAGGATGTCTTGTATTTATCTGAAAAGCTGGAGATTCCTCATGTCTTTGATTTCCATCATCATGCAGCTAATCACCGTGATGCGGATTGGACACAGTATTGGGAGCGAATTGTAAACACATGGAAGCATTCCCGCAATCCTGTAAAAATGCATATTTCAAGTCCAAAATCGGAAAATCAGTTTCGCCATCATGCAGATTATGTAGATCCAGAAATGTTTAAAACGTTTTTAAAAGAGGTAAGCGGGACTACACCAAGGATTGATTGTATGATTGAGGCAAAGCAAAAGGATGCGGCACTTTTTAAACTTGTAAAAGAGTTGAAAAAGGATCCAGATATTACATGGCATGAAGGTGCTGTATTTGAAATATAA
- a CDS encoding rhodanese-like domain-containing protein, whose product MKELTTEQVEALVKDDKYQIVDVREDEEVAQGMIPGANHIALGTLEGRMDELDKSKEIILICRSGRRSEMAGMMLEEHGFNTTNMVGGMLEWTGEVE is encoded by the coding sequence ATGAAAGAATTAACTACGGAGCAAGTAGAAGCACTAGTAAAGGACGACAAATACCAAATTGTAGATGTTAGAGAAGATGAAGAAGTGGCACAAGGAATGATTCCAGGAGCAAACCATATTGCACTTGGAACGTTAGAGGGAAGAATGGATGAATTAGATAAATCGAAAGAAATCATCTTAATTTGTCGCTCTGGTAGAAGAAGTGAGATGGCCGGAATGATGCTGGAGGAGCATGGATTTAACACGACAAATATGGTTGGTGGAATGCTGGAATGGACTGGAGAAGTAGAATAA
- the cysK gene encoding cysteine synthase A, translating to MKVVQNMTELIGNTPVVKLNRVVPEEAADIFVKLEMFNPSRSVKDRAASNMITRAEENGLIKPGQTIIEPTSGNTGIGLAMVAAAKGYKAILVMPDNATKERINLLKAYGAEVVLTPSKDKMPGAIEKAKQLHKEIPNSMIPQQFENPANPAIHKETTAKEIYEQMDGKLDAFVATAGTGGTITGTGEKLKEWIENLHIAVVEPKGSPVLSGGKPGSHKLVGTSPGFIPTILNTDIYDEIIQIEDDDAVYMLRDLAAKEGLFTGLSGGAAVYAAIQVAKKLGKGKKVLCIAPDTGERYLSMNLFNE from the coding sequence ATGAAAGTCGTACAGAATATGACAGAATTAATTGGGAATACACCTGTTGTCAAATTGAACCGGGTTGTTCCAGAGGAAGCAGCGGATATCTTTGTAAAGCTTGAAATGTTTAATCCTTCTAGAAGTGTAAAAGATCGTGCGGCTTCTAACATGATTACACGTGCGGAAGAAAACGGTTTAATTAAACCTGGACAAACCATTATTGAACCGACAAGCGGCAACACTGGAATTGGCTTGGCAATGGTTGCCGCTGCCAAAGGGTATAAGGCCATATTAGTGATGCCGGACAATGCAACTAAAGAACGGATAAACTTATTAAAAGCATATGGCGCGGAAGTAGTTCTTACACCTAGTAAGGATAAAATGCCGGGAGCTATTGAAAAAGCGAAGCAACTACATAAAGAAATTCCTAATAGTATGATTCCACAACAATTTGAGAACCCTGCGAACCCAGCTATTCATAAAGAAACGACAGCAAAAGAAATTTATGAACAAATGGATGGAAAACTGGATGCGTTTGTAGCTACAGCAGGGACAGGTGGAACGATCACTGGAACAGGCGAAAAACTTAAAGAATGGATAGAAAATCTACACATCGCTGTCGTTGAACCAAAAGGCTCTCCTGTTCTATCAGGTGGGAAGCCTGGGAGTCATAAACTAGTTGGAACGAGTCCTGGTTTTATTCCAACTATTTTAAACACCGATATATATGACGAAATCATTCAAATAGAAGATGATGATGCTGTTTACATGTTAAGAGATTTAGCTGCTAAAGAAGGATTATTCACTGGTTTATCTGGAGGAGCTGCTGTATATGCAGCCATTCAAGTTGCTAAAAAGCTAGGTAAAGGCAAAAAGGTACTTTGTATTGCCCCAGACACAGGTGAACGGTATTTAAGTATGAACTTATTTAATGAATAA
- a CDS encoding DeoR/GlpR family DNA-binding transcription regulator, with protein MYQEERIISIMNYLKKHNRISVENICSLFNVSRDTARRDLVKLEELGEIVRTRGGAILPSSPSQPVADYTSRLKVGSHQKKEIGRKAASLVKPGDKIILDASTTVQSCAEQIGPVPCTIITNSINQADILSSNHVANIFLLGGMLEKQHRFLYGASVLEKLSSYYVDKAFIGVVGISEQGLTIAQEEDGMVKRKVIQQAKQVIVLADHTKIGVTDFYQFATLDEVDLLITDQTPDKYFQDLLEANHVELLVTEQE; from the coding sequence GTGTATCAGGAAGAGCGAATCATCTCCATCATGAACTACTTAAAAAAACATAACCGAATCAGTGTTGAGAATATTTGCTCCTTATTTAACGTTTCTCGAGATACGGCACGGCGTGATTTAGTGAAGTTGGAAGAACTAGGTGAGATTGTGCGAACTCGGGGAGGAGCAATCTTACCGAGCTCGCCTTCTCAACCAGTAGCAGATTATACGAGTCGTTTGAAAGTAGGATCTCATCAAAAGAAAGAAATTGGTAGAAAAGCTGCGAGTTTAGTCAAGCCTGGAGACAAAATCATATTGGATGCTTCAACGACAGTTCAATCTTGCGCAGAACAAATTGGACCTGTCCCATGTACAATTATTACGAATTCTATAAACCAGGCAGATATTTTATCATCCAATCACGTGGCGAACATTTTTTTATTGGGTGGTATGCTTGAAAAACAGCATCGATTTTTATACGGTGCATCCGTTTTAGAGAAGCTTTCGAGCTACTATGTGGATAAAGCATTTATTGGTGTAGTAGGAATTTCAGAACAAGGTTTGACCATCGCGCAAGAGGAAGATGGCATGGTGAAAAGGAAAGTTATCCAACAAGCGAAACAAGTCATTGTACTTGCTGATCATACTAAAATTGGGGTAACAGATTTTTATCAGTTTGCTACGTTGGATGAAGTGGATTTACTTATAACTGATCAAACACCAGATAAATATTTTCAAGATTTATTAGAGGCTAATCATGTGGAGTTACTTGTAACGGAACAAGAATAA